Proteins from a genomic interval of Treponema brennaborense DSM 12168:
- the rsmH gene encoding 16S rRNA (cytosine(1402)-N(4))-methyltransferase RsmH, with amino-acid sequence MDIVHTPVLLQECLDALSPVGEPFEREPFMIDSTLGEGGHSEAFLTKYSDLRIIGLDADPNIQARAKERLAPFGSRMNFHLGWFNDFYANYPGDMPKPDLILFDLGISLFHYEKSGRGFSFRQDEPLDMRLNPDAGPSAGDLVNSLSSAQLADIFYIYGEERYSRRIAAAIERERAQSKIETAAALADIVYRSVPAAYRHGAIHPATKTFQALRIAVNRELNRLPEALPAAFNVLKCGGKMGVITFHSLEDRIVKNYFRNLSKVCICPPEQPICICGGVPHAELLTRKPLGPSGAEVAVNSPSRSAKLRVIRKLRDISAQSAALIAPENV; translated from the coding sequence TTGGATATCGTTCATACGCCGGTTTTATTGCAAGAATGTCTCGACGCATTATCGCCTGTAGGCGAACCGTTTGAACGGGAACCTTTTATGATCGATTCCACGCTCGGTGAAGGCGGACATTCCGAAGCGTTTTTAACGAAGTATTCCGATTTGCGTATAATCGGTTTGGACGCAGACCCGAATATTCAGGCTCGTGCGAAAGAGCGGCTTGCGCCGTTCGGCAGCCGGATGAATTTTCACTTGGGCTGGTTCAACGATTTTTATGCAAATTATCCGGGCGATATGCCGAAACCCGACTTGATTTTGTTCGATTTGGGCATATCGCTGTTTCACTATGAAAAATCGGGAAGAGGATTTTCTTTCCGTCAGGACGAACCGCTGGACATGCGGCTGAATCCCGACGCCGGTCCTTCGGCTGGTGATTTGGTCAATTCGCTGAGCAGCGCGCAGCTTGCCGATATATTCTATATATACGGTGAAGAGCGGTACAGCCGCAGAATTGCGGCTGCGATCGAACGGGAACGCGCGCAGTCTAAAATTGAAACGGCGGCGGCTCTCGCGGATATCGTGTACCGCTCCGTTCCGGCTGCGTATCGGCACGGAGCGATCCATCCGGCAACGAAAACGTTTCAGGCGCTGCGGATCGCGGTCAATAGGGAATTGAACAGGCTGCCGGAAGCACTGCCCGCGGCTTTTAACGTATTAAAATGCGGCGGGAAGATGGGCGTCATTACGTTTCATTCGCTTGAAGATCGGATCGTAAAGAATTATTTCCGTAATTTGAGTAAAGTGTGTATCTGTCCGCCGGAACAACCGATATGTATATGTGGAGGAGTTCCTCATGCCGAATTACTGACGCGCAAACCGCTCGGACCGAGCGGTGCCGAGGTAGCGGTTAATTCGCCGTCGCGAAGTGCGAAACTCCGGGTCATCAGAAAGCTGCGCGATATTTCCGCGCAGAGTGCAGCGTTAATTGCTCCGGAAAACGTGTAA
- a CDS encoding cell division protein ZapB — protein sequence MISLDQIRVLEQKVESIVAKLGLLVTENAELKQKCAQLEQSGKEAAAALSAYEQDQSKIEQGILHALDRLNTVENSVLQAAGQLQSPQQQTAPAEHTTAQPSVFAQETDTSAPQAVPETTTVSPVQTYGAADVPAAQDDIIEEKEDSLFNGTPAEQNNGQFDIF from the coding sequence ATGATTTCCCTTGATCAGATTCGCGTACTTGAACAGAAAGTTGAAAGTATCGTTGCAAAACTGGGACTGCTTGTAACGGAAAATGCCGAGCTGAAACAGAAATGTGCGCAGCTTGAACAATCCGGAAAAGAAGCCGCCGCTGCATTATCCGCATATGAGCAGGATCAATCCAAGATCGAACAGGGAATTCTTCATGCACTGGACCGGCTGAATACAGTTGAAAATTCTGTATTGCAAGCAGCCGGTCAGCTTCAGTCCCCGCAGCAGCAAACGGCTCCTGCGGAACACACGACGGCGCAGCCGTCCGTTTTCGCTCAGGAAACGGACACTTCCGCTCCGCAGGCAGTACCGGAAACGACGACGGTTTCTCCCGTACAAACGTACGGAGCCGCAGACGTTCCTGCAGCACAAGACGATATAATAGAAGAAAAAGAAGACTCGTTATTCAACGGCACACCGGCTGAACAAAATAACGGTCAATTTGATATTTTTTAA
- a CDS encoding class II fructose-bisphosphate aldolase: MTSYKELGLVNTKELFAKAVKGGYAIPAYNFNNMEQLQAIIQACVETKSPVILQVSSGARKYANKNLLKNMARGAVEYAHELGYDIPIVLHLDHGDTYELCVDCIESGFSSVMIDGSSLPYEENVALTKKVCEYAHSRADYVTVEGELGVLAGVEDDVAAEESHYTKPEEVEDFVKRTGVDSLAISIGTSHGRQKFKPEQCTRTADGVLVPPPLAFDVLEAIEKKLPGFPIVLHGSSSVPIEYVKEIEKYGGKLKDSVGIPEGQLRKAAKSAVCKINIDSDGRLAMTAAIRKVFSEHPEEFDPRKYLGPARDELKKLYMHKNKEVLGSAGNA; the protein is encoded by the coding sequence ATGACCAGTTACAAGGAGTTAGGTCTCGTAAACACGAAAGAGCTGTTTGCAAAGGCCGTCAAAGGCGGTTATGCCATTCCCGCTTATAATTTCAACAATATGGAACAGCTCCAGGCTATCATTCAGGCCTGTGTCGAAACGAAATCACCGGTTATCCTGCAGGTATCTTCGGGCGCACGCAAATACGCAAATAAGAATCTCCTGAAGAATATGGCCCGCGGCGCGGTGGAATACGCACACGAACTCGGCTACGATATTCCGATCGTTCTGCATCTCGACCACGGCGACACGTACGAACTGTGCGTGGACTGTATCGAAAGCGGATTTTCGTCGGTTATGATCGACGGATCAAGTCTTCCATATGAAGAAAACGTCGCGCTCACCAAAAAAGTATGCGAATACGCGCACAGCCGCGCCGACTACGTTACCGTTGAAGGCGAACTCGGAGTACTCGCGGGCGTTGAAGACGACGTCGCCGCCGAAGAAAGCCATTACACGAAACCCGAAGAAGTTGAAGATTTCGTAAAAAGAACCGGCGTTGATTCGCTGGCCATCTCCATCGGCACGAGTCACGGCCGCCAGAAATTCAAGCCCGAACAGTGCACGCGCACCGCGGACGGCGTTCTGGTTCCGCCTCCGCTCGCGTTCGACGTTCTTGAAGCGATTGAAAAGAAACTGCCCGGCTTCCCGATCGTTCTGCACGGATCCTCGTCCGTTCCGATCGAATACGTAAAGGAAATCGAAAAATACGGCGGAAAACTCAAAGACTCCGTCGGTATTCCCGAAGGACAGCTGCGCAAAGCGGCAAAATCCGCAGTCTGTAAAATCAACATCGACTCCGACGGACGTCTTGCAATGACCGCTGCAATCCGCAAAGTATTCTCGGAACATCCTGAAGAATTCGATCCGCGCAAATACCTCGGACCGGCACGCGACGAACTGAAAAAACTGTACATGCATAAAAACAAGGAAGTTCTCGGTTCAGCGGGAAACGCCTAA
- a CDS encoding cell division protein FtsL has protein sequence MNIKELLRNSIICVFAASIPLLLMIDGMQARQFAAVKAEILRLEQKQAALIENNKNLITGISVLSGADRIEEIASTQLGMRLAESNEIIRVEMRDLSK, from the coding sequence ATGAATATAAAGGAACTGCTGAGAAACAGCATAATATGTGTTTTTGCCGCAAGTATTCCGCTGCTGCTGATGATCGACGGTATGCAGGCTCGGCAGTTTGCAGCGGTAAAAGCGGAAATCCTGCGGCTGGAACAGAAGCAGGCCGCGCTGATAGAAAACAATAAGAATTTGATTACGGGTATCAGCGTCTTGTCCGGCGCTGATCGGATTGAAGAAATAGCTTCGACTCAATTGGGGATGCGGCTTGCGGAAAGTAATGAAATTATCCGTGTTGAAATGAGGGATCTCTCGAAATGA
- a CDS encoding HD-GYP domain-containing protein, with product MNKISREQKLQKILETEKILTDIQDVDVLLERLLTEARGIVHADAGSIYVYENEKLSIKYAQNDTQRRKLAPGQKLPFSYFSFAVNEKSIAGFSVLKGTAVNISDAYALSPELPYSFNKQSDSVTGYRTKSILTLPLRTAAGKILGVLQMINALDTDGTIISFDEDAELFLTHFASAATQALERAYLTRSMVMRMITMAGFRDPKETGGHVLRVSSYAVEIYDRWAFENHIPEDEQHKFRDALKIAAMLHDVGKVGIPDVILKKPGSFTDEEYAIIKTHTYLGACLFAEIESPLDEMARAVALHHHERWDGTGYPGNVDLSKITVGDFSEDLCTDGLAGEEIPLAARIVALADVFDALSSKRIYKQAWNERDVLAEILAESGKQFDPQIVSIFFKVQPQISEIRLAYPDAT from the coding sequence ATGAATAAAATTTCACGAGAGCAAAAATTACAAAAAATTCTTGAAACGGAAAAGATACTTACCGATATTCAGGATGTTGACGTTCTGCTTGAAAGACTTTTAACAGAAGCTCGCGGTATTGTTCATGCTGATGCCGGATCAATTTACGTATATGAGAATGAAAAATTAAGTATAAAATATGCTCAAAATGACACGCAACGACGAAAACTTGCTCCAGGTCAGAAATTGCCGTTTTCTTATTTTTCTTTTGCCGTTAATGAAAAATCTATTGCCGGTTTTTCTGTTCTGAAAGGAACTGCCGTAAATATTTCGGATGCATATGCTTTGTCTCCTGAACTGCCGTATTCATTTAATAAACAGTCTGACAGTGTGACCGGATATCGAACGAAATCTATTTTGACGCTGCCGTTGCGCACCGCTGCAGGTAAAATTCTCGGCGTTTTGCAGATGATAAATGCATTGGATACTGATGGGACCATTATCAGTTTTGATGAAGATGCCGAATTATTTTTGACTCATTTTGCTTCAGCGGCAACGCAAGCTTTGGAAAGGGCTTATTTAACCCGTTCTATGGTTATGCGAATGATTACTATGGCCGGTTTTCGTGATCCGAAGGAAACCGGAGGTCATGTTCTTCGGGTGTCAAGTTATGCGGTTGAGATTTATGATCGTTGGGCGTTTGAAAACCATATTCCGGAAGATGAACAGCATAAATTCCGCGATGCATTAAAAATTGCGGCCATGCTGCATGATGTCGGAAAAGTCGGTATTCCGGATGTTATTTTAAAAAAACCGGGCTCGTTCACGGACGAAGAATATGCTATTATCAAAACGCATACGTATTTGGGAGCTTGCCTGTTTGCGGAGATTGAATCGCCGCTCGACGAAATGGCGCGTGCGGTCGCCCTGCATCATCACGAACGCTGGGACGGTACCGGATACCCAGGAAACGTCGATCTTTCTAAGATAACCGTTGGAGATTTCTCCGAAGATTTATGTACTGATGGTCTTGCTGGTGAAGAAATTCCGCTTGCGGCACGCATCGTGGCATTGGCAGACGTTTTTGATGCACTTTCGTCAAAGCGTATCTATAAGCAGGCATGGAACGAGCGCGACGTTCTTGCGGAGATTTTGGCTGAATCCGGTAAGCAATTTGATCCGCAGATTGTTTCAATATTTTTCAAAGTGCAGCCGCAGATAAGCGAAATCCGTCTTGCATATCCCGATGCAACCTAG
- the rpmI gene encoding 50S ribosomal protein L35 gives MPKMKTKRAAAKRFSLTGSGKVKYKKMNLRHILTKKAAKRKRQLRASGILSEADAAKVRKQLLPYG, from the coding sequence ATGCCCAAAATGAAAACAAAGCGTGCCGCAGCGAAACGGTTTTCGTTGACCGGAAGTGGAAAAGTCAAGTATAAGAAGATGAATCTTCGCCATATCCTGACCAAAAAGGCCGCGAAACGCAAGAGACAGCTCCGCGCTTCCGGTATTTTAAGCGAAGCGGATGCCGCTAAAGTCCGCAAACAGCTTCTGCCTTACGGTTAA
- a CDS encoding UDP-N-acetylmuramoyl-tripeptide--D-alanyl-D-alanine ligase, whose product MSIESAAATRTSESSLLSFRETIEAVAGKYVCLAGAAERFHFTNVTTDSRTVTDGSLFVPLVGETQDGHKYILQALEQGARVVFADLESYECLAGLFMDFLENYPDAVFIVVKNTLTALQCAAAAYVKKFPDLIKIGITGSSGKTTTKELIAAVLSRKYTVVMNEGNLNSETGLPLSVFKIRAEHEVGIFEMGMNRKGEIAELANVLCPRFAVVTNIGSAHIGILGSKDAIAYEKKQIFSRFTADCVAFIPAADPYADFLAENCGGTVVRYGVNTDPVSRIKNAGLAGTEFLYRQVPILLPLPGAGNFSDALAAASLASYMGFGADDIKAGLESVRPLFGRSQIIGGPVSVVQDCYNANPDSMEQALDFFASLDIEPGRKIAVLGDMLELGAESESAHVAAVRSAAASGAVLLVCIGRAVSAAAERLVREDRVGSVRVECFADSSDAVISDAAALLCGFLRRGDVVLLKGSRGMRLERLTPYLTECAV is encoded by the coding sequence ATGAGTATAGAATCAGCGGCGGCAACGCGTACATCGGAATCTTCTCTGCTTTCTTTTAGGGAAACGATAGAAGCTGTCGCCGGAAAATATGTGTGTCTGGCGGGTGCTGCGGAACGTTTTCACTTTACGAACGTAACGACCGACAGCAGAACCGTTACGGACGGCTCGCTGTTCGTACCGCTGGTGGGCGAAACGCAGGACGGACACAAGTATATTCTTCAGGCGCTCGAACAGGGTGCGCGAGTCGTTTTTGCCGATCTGGAAAGTTACGAATGTTTGGCCGGTCTGTTTATGGATTTTTTGGAAAATTATCCCGATGCGGTTTTTATCGTCGTAAAGAACACGCTGACCGCGCTCCAGTGTGCCGCCGCCGCGTATGTAAAAAAATTCCCCGATTTGATTAAGATCGGGATAACCGGTTCCAGCGGAAAAACGACGACAAAGGAATTGATTGCCGCCGTTCTTTCGCGGAAATATACGGTCGTCATGAACGAAGGCAATCTGAATTCGGAAACGGGATTGCCGTTGTCCGTCTTCAAGATTCGGGCGGAACACGAAGTCGGCATTTTTGAAATGGGCATGAACCGCAAGGGTGAAATAGCGGAATTGGCGAACGTGCTTTGTCCTCGGTTCGCAGTCGTAACGAACATCGGTTCTGCCCACATCGGAATTCTCGGCAGTAAAGACGCGATAGCGTATGAAAAAAAACAGATTTTTTCCCGTTTTACCGCCGACTGCGTTGCGTTCATTCCGGCAGCCGATCCGTACGCCGATTTTCTTGCGGAAAACTGCGGCGGCACGGTCGTTCGGTACGGGGTGAATACGGATCCTGTTTCCCGGATAAAAAACGCGGGCCTTGCCGGGACGGAATTTTTATATCGGCAAGTCCCGATCCTGCTTCCGCTTCCCGGTGCGGGAAATTTTTCCGATGCACTCGCAGCGGCGTCGCTCGCCTCGTATATGGGGTTCGGTGCGGACGATATAAAAGCGGGACTGGAATCCGTTCGGCCGCTGTTCGGACGCAGCCAGATCATCGGCGGACCGGTGTCAGTCGTTCAGGATTGTTACAACGCGAATCCGGACTCGATGGAACAGGCGCTTGATTTTTTTGCATCGTTGGATATCGAACCCGGCAGAAAAATTGCCGTACTGGGCGATATGCTGGAATTGGGTGCGGAGTCGGAGTCCGCGCACGTCGCCGCGGTACGATCCGCCGCGGCTTCCGGTGCGGTTTTACTGGTGTGCATCGGGAGGGCCGTAAGTGCGGCCGCGGAACGGCTCGTACGGGAAGACCGTGTCGGTTCCGTACGTGTTGAATGTTTTGCAGATAGTTCCGACGCGGTGATTTCCGACGCGGCCGCGCTGCTGTGCGGTTTTTTACGGCGCGGCGACGTGGTGCTGCTCAAGGGCTCCCGCGGTATGCGGCTGGAACGGCTGACTCCTTATCTGACGGAGTGTGCCGTATGA
- the infC gene encoding translation initiation factor IF-3 has translation MAENKGLRINEQIRVREVRLIDDEGEQKGIVPTIEALKMAKERELDLVEVAPQANPPVCKILDYGKYRFEQEKKLRDSKKNQKLLKLKEIRMQPKIGAGDLDFKSKHVQEFLAEGNKVKVTIRFRGRELAHTELGYDVLKEVLKRLDDEYVVEKQPAMEGRFMSMTLSPKAKK, from the coding sequence TTGGCGGAAAATAAGGGTTTACGGATTAATGAACAAATCCGTGTTCGAGAAGTCAGACTAATAGACGATGAGGGTGAACAAAAAGGTATTGTCCCTACCATTGAGGCTCTCAAAATGGCTAAAGAGCGTGAGCTCGACCTTGTTGAAGTTGCACCGCAGGCGAATCCGCCGGTATGTAAAATTCTCGATTACGGCAAGTACCGGTTTGAACAGGAGAAAAAGCTCCGTGACTCCAAGAAGAACCAGAAACTGCTTAAACTCAAGGAAATCAGAATGCAGCCGAAAATCGGCGCAGGCGATCTTGATTTTAAATCGAAGCATGTACAAGAATTTCTGGCCGAAGGTAATAAGGTAAAAGTAACCATCCGCTTCCGCGGGCGTGAACTTGCCCATACCGAACTCGGTTATGATGTTCTGAAAGAAGTCCTGAAAAGACTGGACGACGAATATGTCGTAGAAAAACAGCCCGCTATGGAAGGCCGTTTTATGTCGATGACATTAAGTCCGAAAGCAAAAAAATGA
- the mraZ gene encoding division/cell wall cluster transcriptional repressor MraZ: MELLTGEYRNTLDEKGRILFPAKLRTELTGEKLIITQAVDNCLWLFTPDEWKNFSAKLMDAASPFSGKSRLVVRHLIAPAQTVEFDKAGRISIPQSLREYAALSKECVILGINKYMELWDANAYKTYLEESEPSFREATEGLSGICL, encoded by the coding sequence ATGGAACTGCTTACCGGTGAGTACCGCAATACGCTGGATGAAAAGGGACGGATCCTTTTTCCGGCAAAATTGCGTACCGAATTGACAGGTGAAAAACTCATCATAACGCAGGCCGTTGACAATTGTTTGTGGCTGTTTACCCCTGACGAATGGAAAAATTTTTCGGCAAAGTTGATGGACGCAGCCTCTCCGTTCAGCGGAAAGTCGCGGCTCGTCGTCCGTCACTTGATCGCGCCGGCTCAGACCGTCGAATTCGATAAAGCCGGCCGAATTTCAATCCCGCAGAGTTTACGTGAATACGCCGCGCTTTCAAAAGAGTGCGTTATTTTGGGCATCAATAAATATATGGAATTATGGGATGCCAACGCGTATAAAACGTATTTGGAAGAAAGCGAACCGTCTTTCCGTGAAGCAACGGAAGGGTTAAGCGGAATTTGTTTATAA
- a CDS encoding YaiI/YqxD family protein, with protein sequence MQGFSVWIDADSCPVPVRNLVLKFAKRLQFPLYFVANRQLSLPDWENVHMIQAEATADAADNYIVANVEPDDIAVTRDIPLAARLIAKKITVLNDRGTIFTPENISEYISIRNFNYSLVTAGIQPERNGSYNQKNSNNFANCFDKEIQKKLKRYR encoded by the coding sequence ATGCAGGGTTTCAGCGTATGGATAGATGCGGATTCCTGTCCCGTTCCGGTCAGAAATCTGGTTTTAAAATTTGCCAAACGATTGCAATTTCCGCTTTATTTCGTTGCAAACAGGCAGCTTTCCCTACCAGACTGGGAAAACGTTCACATGATACAAGCCGAAGCAACGGCAGACGCTGCCGATAATTATATCGTAGCAAACGTTGAACCGGACGACATTGCGGTTACCCGAGACATACCGCTTGCGGCACGTTTAATAGCGAAAAAGATAACAGTTCTAAACGATCGGGGAACAATATTTACTCCTGAAAATATCTCGGAATACATATCTATCAGAAATTTTAACTATTCACTCGTAACGGCCGGCATTCAACCGGAACGGAACGGTTCATACAATCAAAAAAACAGTAATAATTTTGCAAACTGCTTCGATAAGGAAATTCAAAAAAAGCTGAAACGATACCGCTAG
- a CDS encoding cell division protein ZapA — MGTLQIDTLGTSFTIKAKESSAYLQSLLTYYNQIVKQLENNADTKEPLQSAILAGIMLCDELYKEKIKNAQLAKSPSSRELSEAEELTLKMISNIEKALN; from the coding sequence ATGGGAACACTTCAGATTGATACATTAGGTACCTCTTTTACAATCAAGGCAAAAGAAAGTTCAGCGTATCTGCAAAGTCTGCTGACCTATTATAATCAAATCGTCAAACAGCTTGAAAACAATGCGGACACGAAAGAACCGCTGCAAAGCGCAATACTGGCCGGTATCATGCTGTGCGATGAATTGTATAAAGAAAAAATAAAAAACGCACAGCTGGCAAAATCTCCGAGCTCAAGAGAACTTTCCGAAGCGGAAGAACTTACGCTTAAAATGATTTCAAATATCGAAAAGGCGCTCAATTAA
- the rplT gene encoding 50S ribosomal protein L20, which translates to MSRAIDGTKRKNRRAKILKLAKGFTGRRSTNYKAAKDAVVKSLTHAYVDRRDRKGDMRSLWITRINAAVREEGLSYSRFIEGLTKAGVLINRKALSNMAIEDQDAFKAVVETAKKALGA; encoded by the coding sequence ATGTCAAGAGCAATTGACGGAACGAAACGCAAGAATCGCCGTGCCAAAATCCTGAAACTGGCAAAAGGTTTTACCGGAAGAAGAAGCACGAATTATAAAGCTGCAAAAGACGCAGTTGTAAAATCACTGACGCACGCATACGTGGACCGCCGTGACAGAAAGGGCGATATGAGGTCTTTGTGGATTACGCGTATTAACGCCGCAGTCCGTGAAGAAGGCCTTTCCTATTCTCGTTTTATCGAAGGTCTTACGAAAGCAGGCGTGCTGATCAACCGCAAGGCGTTGTCTAATATGGCAATCGAAGATCAGGATGCATTCAAAGCGGTCGTTGAAACGGCAAAAAAGGCACTGGGTGCATAG
- a CDS encoding flagellar filament outer layer protein FlaA, giving the protein MKKIIALMMCVCAAGLAVAQQGTSSLTDPDASVIGADSAKQALREVSVDLFEREGSWNARISSDNGVISGRLFEGSPAAKEPLAGSENENITDEKVLGVKVEFFRRGINSFYITAARPVPIEGVTKTVSVWVAGRNQGHSLYLLVQDYFGNNFELYMGSLAFSGWKKMTVAVPPSPDGEHGIVQQSAYYGDRPGLRIVGFRIDCDPMLARGAYYMYFDDLRAVTDLYDMENRDEDDMVDNW; this is encoded by the coding sequence ATGAAAAAAATAATCGCTTTAATGATGTGCGTATGCGCGGCAGGATTGGCTGTTGCGCAGCAGGGGACTTCCAGTTTGACTGACCCCGATGCAAGCGTTATCGGCGCCGATTCCGCAAAACAGGCTCTGCGGGAAGTTTCCGTTGACTTGTTTGAACGTGAAGGCTCTTGGAATGCCCGGATTTCATCCGACAACGGCGTAATCAGCGGCCGTCTGTTTGAAGGAAGCCCCGCTGCGAAAGAACCGCTTGCCGGCAGTGAAAATGAAAACATTACGGACGAGAAAGTGCTCGGTGTTAAAGTCGAGTTTTTTCGCCGCGGTATCAACAGTTTTTACATAACGGCGGCACGGCCCGTTCCGATTGAAGGCGTTACCAAGACGGTATCCGTTTGGGTTGCCGGACGTAATCAGGGACATTCGCTGTATCTTTTGGTTCAGGATTATTTCGGAAACAATTTTGAATTGTATATGGGATCGCTGGCCTTTTCCGGTTGGAAAAAAATGACCGTTGCCGTTCCGCCGTCACCGGACGGAGAACACGGTATCGTGCAACAGAGCGCCTATTACGGAGATCGCCCAGGTCTGCGTATCGTCGGCTTCCGCATCGACTGCGACCCGATGCTTGCAAGAGGTGCTTATTATATGTATTTTGACGATTTACGTGCCGTTACCGACTTGTACGACATGGAAAATCGCGACGAAGACGATATGGTCGACAATTGGTAA
- a CDS encoding flagellar filament outer layer protein FlaA encodes MVLFCVPVFGQPSVKSVETISIDNFDTADAMEWSWAVQSSRFVTEGFPKLAYIDGMPNSLTHLSKSGDPDPKVLGVKVEFDRKGDNWFEVYPVAQDENGNTKNYEIPFIGITSQIDFWVWGANYLYFLEVLVRDADGRVHVLPACNLAFEGWRNVIVKIPTYIRQQSRLRSGPEHMSFVGFRVRSDPNEFVDDFVIYFDNLKYTTNVLETIYDGYNLRKLDFGSDTGN; translated from the coding sequence ATGGTCTTGTTCTGTGTTCCCGTTTTCGGGCAGCCCAGTGTAAAGAGCGTAGAGACAATCAGTATTGACAATTTTGATACTGCAGATGCAATGGAGTGGAGCTGGGCGGTACAGTCCAGCAGGTTCGTTACGGAGGGGTTCCCGAAATTGGCGTATATCGACGGAATGCCGAATTCGTTGACCCACTTGAGTAAAAGCGGAGATCCCGATCCGAAAGTTTTAGGCGTTAAAGTCGAGTTTGACCGTAAAGGTGATAACTGGTTTGAAGTGTATCCTGTCGCACAGGATGAGAACGGCAATACGAAAAATTATGAAATTCCGTTTATAGGAATTACTTCGCAGATCGATTTCTGGGTATGGGGTGCGAATTATCTGTATTTTCTTGAAGTGCTCGTTCGTGACGCGGACGGCCGCGTGCACGTGCTGCCTGCCTGTAATTTGGCGTTTGAAGGCTGGCGCAACGTTATCGTGAAAATTCCGACGTATATCCGCCAGCAGTCCCGGCTGCGTTCCGGACCGGAACACATGTCTTTCGTCGGCTTCCGCGTCCGATCCGATCCGAATGAATTTGTTGACGATTTTGTTATCTACTTTGATAATTTGAAATACACGACGAACGTTTTGGAAACTATTTACGACGGTTACAATTTGCGTAAACTGGATTTCGGTTCCGATACGGGAAATTAA